A part of Capsicum annuum cultivar UCD-10X-F1 unplaced genomic scaffold, UCD10Xv1.1 ctg4748, whole genome shotgun sequence genomic DNA contains:
- the LOC107854130 gene encoding uncharacterized protein LOC107854130 has product MFATKLLKVLETLPTDADDGGCVVSDTPEDKATLKVNQNRILCHLNDDKEANSLVVPTKDLHDSNGYVGSKETLSCDTNDMDKSWEVSELYESVLDNISKTKDDEISVPTVEDDQNETLANRITSRRYGNPFACDKKDIDQQYWNTPELERSMIPDLIDEEENKLSTITGAPHTSGCKLFEADKKSYTEKRLKEYDLPELMVCYKESNYNSIKNIYMEDSWNNAQPGTYVSVPADDQDQHSNTSESADTVSVPAADDDQNSTTSESADTELTSAGGSKSSVEYENNEEKDTESPVPKYLKTTSQDEVNGDSDTATYLEDLIMIFGSSGTAKWKHTNSMLRTEGPSIEKSQQSKHPDQIPFEEVALESQNAVSAVNEASNNRPDTNVFYDSQLGFEAIVVDFNSTKPTSTSKMYQGVENIPEPRNRSFRDLLLDTQGYLADGEASFSALGRQSGRIINSRRISSFGSISDSSTTSSGSFTFPMFCSATSSCASFFYFSGYQRIIVIDIFIILFCYSLESEWNSSPIRMGEVGSGHFRKHRSWKQGILCCRF; this is encoded by the exons ATGTTTGCTACAAAGCTTTTGAAAGTACTAGAAACTCTACCAACTGATGCAGACGATGGAGGCTG CGTCGTCTCTGACACACCTGAAGACAAGGCTACCCTGAAGGTAAATCAAAATAGGATCTTATGTCACTTGAATGACGACAAGGAAGCAAATTCTTTAGTTGTCCCAACAAAAGATCTCCATGATTCAAATGGCTATGTTGGTTCTAAGGAAACGTTGTCATGTGACACAAATGATATGGATAAATCATGGGAGGTTTCGGAACTTTATGAGTCTGTACTCGataatatttccaaaaccaaggaTGATGAAATTAGTGTTCCAACCGTAGAGGATGATCAGAATGAAACCTTGGCTAACAGAATCACTTCTAGGAGGTATGGAAATCCGTTTGCATGTGATAAGAAAGATATAGATCAACAATATTGGAATACTCCAGAATTGGAGCGCTCAATGATTCCCGATTTGATTGATGAGGAAGAAAATAAATTATCCACTATCACTGGTGCACCACATACCTCAGGCTGCAAGTTATTTGAGGCAGACAAAAAGTCATACACCGAGAAACGTCTTAAGGAATATGACTTGCCTGAATTGATGGTTTGCTACAAAGAAAGTAACTATAACAGTATTAAAAACATATACATGGAGGATAGTTGGAATAATGCTCAACCAGGCACATATGTTTCTGTACCAGCTGATGATCAAGACCAGCACAGCAACACATCGGAAAGTGCTGATACTGTTTCTGTACCAGCTGCTGATGATGACCAGAACAGCACCACATCGGAAAGTGCTGATACTGAATTGACCTCTGCAGGTGGATCTAAATCATCTGTAGAATATGAAAACAACGAAGAAAAGGATACTGAGTCGCCTGTTCCAAAATATTTGAAGACCACCTCACAAGATGAGGTAAACGGCGATTCTGACACAGCTACTTATCTGGAGGATTTGATAATGATTTTTGGATCAAGTGGTACTGCAAAGTGGAAACACACTAATTCTATGCTTCGCACTGAAGGGCCTAGCATTGAGAAGTCTCAACAATCTAAGCACCCTGATCAG ATTCCTTTTGAGGAAGTCGCTCTAGAAAGCCAAAATGCAGTCTCAGCAGTCAATGAAGCAAGCAACAATAGGCCAGATACCAACGTATTCTACGATAGTCAGCTGGGATTTGAAGCTATTGTTGTCGACTTCAACTCAACTAAGCCAACATCAACTAGCAAAATGTACCAAGGTGTCGAAAACATTCCTGAACCAAGAAATAGATCATTTCGTGATCTTCTACTTGACACCCAAGGTTATTTAGCTGATGGGGAGGCAAGTTTTTCTGCATTAGGACGTCAATCAGGTCGGATCATTAACTCGCGGCGTATATCAAGTTTTGGGAGCATTTCTGATAGCAGCACAACTAGTAGCGGTTCCTTTACATTCCCAATGTTCTGTTCTGCAACATCATCTTGTgctagtttcttttatttttcaggtTACCAGCGGATCATTGTGATTgacattttcattattttgttctGTTACAGCTTGGAATCAGAATGGAACAGCAGTCCAATAAGAATGGGAGAGGTAGGAAGTGGGCATTTTCGGAAGCACAGGAGTTGGAAGCAGGGCATACTCTGTTGCAGATTCTAA